A genomic window from Bos javanicus breed banteng chromosome 13, ARS-OSU_banteng_1.0, whole genome shotgun sequence includes:
- the RAB5IF gene encoding GEL complex subunit OPTI, protein MSGGRRKEEPSQLQLANGALKVSVWSKVLRSDAAWEDKDEFLDVIYWFRQIIAVVLGVIWGVLPLRGFLGIAGFCLINAGVLYVYFSNYLQIDEEEYGGTWELTKEGFMTSFALFMVIWIIFYTAVHYD, encoded by the exons ATGAGCGGCGGGCGGCGGAAGGAGGAGCCGTCTCAGCTGCAGCTGGCCAACGGGGCCCTCAAAGTCTCTGTCTGGAGCAAGGTGCTGCGGAGCGACGCGGCCTGGGAAGACAAG GATGAATTTCTAGATGTGATCTACTGGTTCCGACAGATCATTGCTGTGGTCCTAGGTGTCATTTGGGGAGTGTTACCATTGCGAGGTTTCTTGGGAATAGCAGG GTTCTGCCTGATCAACGCGGGCGTCCTGTACGTCTACTTCAGCAACTACCTGCAGATAGACGAGGAGGAATACGGCGGCACGTGGGAGCTCACGAAAGAAGGGTTCATGACGTCGTTTGCCTTGTTCATG GTCATCTGGATCATCTTCTACACTGCCGTCCACTATGACTGA